The following coding sequences are from one Geothrix sp. window:
- a CDS encoding JAB domain-containing protein, whose translation MLNRVRPGRADQILQQAGSMSRLVAMGPSELQALGLSKAEMARFAILQEVHRRSTRVGFDRPRITSPRSAGTYLLPKVQGWTEERFGLLALNAKGELLADRILSQGTATATLISPREFFREALRYGATTALAWHNHPSGDPTPSREDMAITARLRSAGESLGVPLADHVVLGSDRWHSFRAAEGWDSCH comes from the coding sequence ATGCTGAACCGCGTGCGCCCCGGGCGGGCCGATCAGATCCTCCAGCAGGCCGGGAGCATGAGTCGTCTGGTGGCCATGGGGCCCTCTGAACTCCAGGCTTTAGGCCTCAGCAAAGCCGAGATGGCCCGTTTCGCCATCCTTCAGGAGGTTCACCGCCGCAGCACCAGAGTGGGTTTCGACCGTCCGCGTATCACTTCGCCCCGGTCGGCTGGCACGTACCTCTTGCCCAAGGTTCAGGGCTGGACCGAAGAGCGCTTCGGATTGCTGGCCCTCAATGCCAAGGGCGAGCTACTGGCCGACCGCATTCTGAGTCAGGGGACGGCCACCGCCACCCTCATCAGCCCCCGAGAATTCTTTCGCGAGGCCCTGCGCTACGGTGCCACCACGGCCCTGGCCTGGCATAACCACCCCTCCGGGGATCCCACGCCCTCCCGCGAGGACATGGCAATCACCGCTCGCCTGCGGTCTGCCGGTGAGAGCCTGGGCGTTCCCTTGGCGGATCATGTGGTTCTGGGCAGTGATCGCTGGCACAGCTTCCGCGCGGCGGAGGGGTGGGACTCTTGCCATTGA
- a CDS encoding FAD-binding and (Fe-S)-binding domain-containing protein, protein MITATATSLRDSLVAIVGPDRVLDRPVDLIAFASDASFYRLIPKAVAFAGSVEDIRGLFRLSHERKIPMTFRAAGTSLSGQSVSDGILVEVARNWRGIQVLEGGAKVKVQPGVIGAHVNHALKFFKAKMGPDPASINTCTVGGILSNNSSGMCCGVTQNAYHTLESLTFVLPSGTVIDTAAPDADARFREAEPELAQGLLNLKADLLANPTLAERIRAKYKMKNTTGYSLNAFIDFDRPVDIFRNVLVGSEGTLAFIAEAVLKSVPDLPVKVTAFLLFPDLHAACAAIIPLRDAGAAALELLDRASLKSVENQPGIPPGIKSLPEGAAALLVEFHGRDESVRAELERTALATTADLKLMEPARFTHDPVEQALFWKIRSGTFPSVGAVRKRGTTVLIEDVAFPIESLADAAVDLTKLFAKHGYDEAIIFGHAKDGNLHFVITQSFNDQAAVDRYERFIDDVVELVVKKYDGALKAEHGTGRNMAPFVEAEWGPEAKAVMEKLKALVDPLHLLNPGVIINADPKCHVADLKPMPGVEEEVDKCIECGYCEPKCPSRELTLTPRQRIVVRREMARLEGNHENPALLSSLQAAFPYMALETCAADGLCATACPVSIDTGQLTKRFRRASHSRRAQKIALSVARNFATVEPVMRVALRSGHMVQSLFGPKVMPFITRVMKAFGASHQWSPEMPRAAKAPLPVTSLEGAQAIYFPACISRMMGHLPGESEELSLVEALVKVSARAGVPVHIPLDVEGTCCGVPFSSKGFDLAHKYTVNHAIEKFWEWSQEGRLSVVMDTSPCTYGVVTSRAYLTPENQAKFDKLKIIDSTAFAYDVLLPKLQVTRKVGSVVLHPVCSLTKMNLLPKLEGVAQACADKVVVPRDAGCCGFAGDRGFTHAELTASATKHEAKEVKSQSFDGHYASSRTCEVGMTRSTGEIYRSFLYLLESATRPEVAK, encoded by the coding sequence ATGATCACTGCCACCGCCACCTCCCTCAGGGATTCCCTTGTCGCCATCGTGGGCCCGGACCGCGTGCTGGACCGGCCGGTGGACCTCATCGCCTTCGCTTCGGACGCCAGCTTCTATCGGCTCATTCCCAAGGCGGTGGCCTTCGCGGGAAGCGTCGAGGACATCCGGGGGCTCTTCCGGCTGAGCCACGAGCGGAAGATCCCCATGACCTTCCGGGCCGCGGGCACCAGCCTGTCAGGCCAGTCGGTGTCGGATGGCATTCTCGTGGAAGTCGCCCGCAACTGGCGGGGCATCCAGGTGCTGGAAGGCGGGGCCAAGGTGAAGGTCCAGCCCGGCGTCATCGGCGCCCACGTGAACCACGCCCTCAAGTTCTTCAAGGCCAAGATGGGCCCCGACCCGGCCTCCATCAACACCTGTACGGTGGGTGGCATCCTGTCGAACAACTCCAGTGGCATGTGCTGCGGCGTCACCCAGAACGCCTACCACACGCTCGAATCCCTGACCTTCGTCCTGCCTTCGGGCACCGTGATCGACACGGCCGCCCCGGATGCCGACGCGCGCTTCCGCGAGGCCGAGCCGGAGCTGGCGCAGGGCCTGTTGAACCTCAAGGCCGACCTCCTGGCCAACCCCACCCTGGCCGAGCGCATCCGGGCCAAGTACAAGATGAAGAACACGACGGGCTATTCCCTCAATGCCTTCATCGACTTCGACCGGCCCGTGGACATCTTCCGCAATGTGCTGGTGGGCTCCGAAGGCACCCTGGCCTTCATCGCCGAAGCCGTGCTGAAGTCCGTGCCCGACCTGCCGGTGAAGGTGACGGCCTTCCTGCTCTTCCCGGATCTGCATGCCGCCTGTGCCGCCATCATCCCCCTGCGGGATGCGGGCGCCGCGGCCCTGGAGCTGCTGGATCGCGCCTCCCTGAAATCCGTCGAGAACCAGCCGGGCATCCCCCCCGGCATCAAGTCCCTGCCCGAAGGCGCCGCGGCGCTGCTGGTGGAGTTCCACGGCCGGGACGAGTCCGTCCGTGCCGAATTGGAGCGCACCGCCCTGGCCACGACGGCCGACCTCAAGCTGATGGAGCCCGCCCGGTTCACCCATGACCCGGTGGAGCAGGCCCTCTTCTGGAAGATCCGCTCGGGCACCTTCCCCTCCGTGGGCGCGGTCCGCAAGCGCGGCACCACGGTGCTGATCGAGGACGTGGCCTTCCCCATCGAGAGCCTGGCGGACGCCGCCGTGGACCTCACCAAGCTCTTCGCCAAGCACGGCTATGACGAGGCCATCATCTTCGGCCATGCCAAGGACGGGAACCTCCACTTCGTCATCACCCAGTCCTTCAACGACCAGGCCGCCGTGGACCGCTACGAGCGCTTCATCGACGACGTGGTCGAACTGGTGGTGAAGAAATACGATGGCGCCCTGAAGGCCGAGCACGGCACGGGTCGCAACATGGCCCCCTTCGTCGAGGCCGAGTGGGGCCCCGAGGCCAAGGCCGTCATGGAGAAGCTCAAGGCCCTGGTGGATCCCCTGCACCTGCTGAACCCCGGCGTCATCATCAACGCCGACCCCAAGTGCCACGTGGCCGACCTCAAGCCCATGCCCGGCGTGGAGGAGGAGGTCGACAAGTGCATCGAGTGCGGCTACTGCGAGCCCAAGTGCCCCAGCCGCGAGCTGACGCTCACGCCCCGCCAGCGCATCGTCGTGCGCCGCGAGATGGCGCGCCTCGAGGGGAACCACGAGAACCCTGCCCTGCTCTCCTCCCTGCAGGCGGCCTTCCCCTACATGGCCCTGGAGACCTGCGCGGCCGATGGCCTCTGTGCCACCGCCTGCCCCGTGAGCATTGATACCGGCCAGCTCACCAAGCGCTTCCGGCGGGCGAGCCACAGCCGCCGGGCCCAGAAGATCGCCCTCTCCGTGGCCCGCAACTTCGCCACGGTGGAGCCGGTCATGCGGGTCGCCCTGCGCTCCGGGCACATGGTGCAGAGCCTCTTCGGGCCCAAGGTGATGCCCTTCATCACCCGGGTCATGAAGGCCTTCGGCGCCTCCCACCAATGGAGCCCCGAGATGCCCAGGGCCGCCAAGGCGCCCCTGCCCGTGACCTCCCTGGAAGGCGCCCAGGCCATCTACTTCCCGGCCTGCATCTCCCGCATGATGGGCCACCTGCCCGGCGAGTCCGAGGAGCTGAGCCTGGTCGAGGCCCTGGTCAAGGTCTCGGCGCGGGCCGGTGTGCCGGTCCACATCCCCCTCGACGTCGAAGGCACCTGCTGCGGTGTACCCTTCTCCTCCAAGGGCTTCGACCTGGCGCACAAGTACACCGTGAACCACGCCATCGAGAAGTTCTGGGAATGGAGCCAGGAGGGCCGCCTCTCGGTCGTCATGGACACCAGCCCCTGCACCTACGGCGTGGTCACCAGCCGGGCCTACCTCACGCCCGAGAACCAGGCGAAGTTCGACAAGCTGAAGATCATCGACAGCACTGCCTTCGCCTACGACGTGCTGCTGCCCAAGCTGCAGGTGACCCGCAAGGTGGGCTCCGTGGTGCTCCACCCGGTCTGCTCGCTCACCAAGATGAACCTGCTGCCCAAACTGGAGGGCGTGGCCCAGGCCTGCGCCGACAAGGTCGTCGTGCCTCGCGATGCGGGGTGCTGCGGCTTCGCGGGGGACCGCGGCTTCACCCATGCCGAGCTGACCGCCTCGGCCACGAAGCATGAGGCGAAGGAAGTGAAGAGCCAGTCCTTCGATGGTCACTACGCCAGCAGCCGCACCTGCGAAGTGGGTATGACCCGCTCCACGGGCGAGATCTACCGCAGCTTCCTGTACCTGCTCGAATCCGCGACCCGCCCGGAGGTGGCCAAGTGA
- a CDS encoding helix-turn-helix transcriptional regulator, producing MVKYAILRLPAVLQARGRSRSTHYLDIRQGLFTRPVSLGARSVGWPEHEVAALNEARIAGKGDAEIRSLVRTLEASRKAPGLREQK from the coding sequence GTGGTGAAGTACGCCATTCTCCGCCTCCCTGCTGTGCTCCAGGCCCGTGGCCGATCGAGGAGCACTCACTACCTGGATATTCGGCAGGGGCTCTTCACCCGCCCTGTCTCGCTCGGCGCCCGGTCCGTAGGATGGCCTGAACACGAGGTGGCGGCCCTCAACGAAGCGCGCATTGCTGGAAAAGGGGACGCCGAGATTCGTTCCCTTGTCCGCACCCTCGAAGCCAGCCGGAAGGCCCCTGGTCTAAGGGAGCAGAAGTGA
- a CDS encoding (Fe-S)-binding protein: MSDKPTKVYFYGTCLVDLFFPDAGMAGIQLLRQAGVEVVFPEGQTCCGQPAFNCGYWEEARDVARTQVALFPKDLPVILPSGSCAGMMKVHYPELFHGQPDEAQVRAFSARVYELTQFLVDVLDVKLKDLGEPVKVTWHSSCHAVRDLGLKGEPQALIGQLSNVELAPLSRTHECCGFGGTFSVRQPEISGVMSCDKAADAEATGASVLLSTDGGCLLNVNGTLEAKQSPLRVQHIAEFLWERTHAR; encoded by the coding sequence GTGAGCGACAAACCGACGAAAGTCTATTTCTACGGGACCTGTCTCGTGGACCTGTTCTTCCCCGATGCCGGCATGGCCGGCATCCAGCTCCTGCGCCAGGCCGGGGTGGAAGTCGTCTTCCCCGAGGGGCAGACCTGCTGTGGCCAGCCGGCCTTCAACTGCGGCTACTGGGAGGAGGCCCGCGACGTGGCCCGCACCCAGGTGGCCCTGTTCCCCAAGGATCTGCCGGTGATCCTGCCCTCGGGCAGCTGCGCCGGCATGATGAAGGTCCACTATCCGGAACTCTTCCACGGGCAGCCCGACGAGGCCCAGGTGCGCGCCTTCAGCGCCCGGGTCTACGAGTTGACGCAGTTCCTGGTCGATGTCCTGGACGTGAAGCTCAAGGACCTGGGTGAGCCCGTGAAGGTCACCTGGCACAGCTCCTGTCACGCGGTCCGCGACCTGGGCCTGAAGGGCGAGCCCCAGGCCCTCATCGGCCAGCTGTCGAATGTGGAGCTGGCGCCCCTGTCGCGCACCCATGAGTGCTGCGGCTTTGGCGGCACCTTCTCCGTGCGCCAGCCGGAGATCTCCGGCGTCATGTCCTGCGACAAGGCGGCGGATGCTGAGGCCACCGGCGCTTCCGTGCTGCTGTCCACGGACGGCGGCTGCCTGCTCAACGTGAACGGCACCCTGGAGGCGAAGCAGAGCCCGCTCCGCGTCCAGCACATCGCCGAGTTCCTCTGGGAGCGCACCCATGCACGCTGA
- a CDS encoding L-lactate permease encodes MTPWTQVYSPVMGNIFISALVAALPVFVLLGFLAKHVKAHYSAILGLLTCLAVAIFVYKMPAGMAGMAAVHGALFGLLPIGWIVLNAIFIYDITVKSGDFEVVKHSIAGLAGDRRIQALLIAFSFGAFIEGAAGFGTPVAISAAMLIGLGFRPLQAAGLALIGNTAPVAYGALGSPLIALAGVTGLPLDMLSAAAGRILPIFSLIVPFWIIWTMAGRKAMMEVWPACLVAGGSFAITQFAVSNFHGPWLVDIIGAIVSMVSLVLFLKVWQPKTTWRYEHEREEAHTEKVEQPTGKIVKAWLPWVFLSLFVFVWGTPQVKTFLNGGTKEKPNFLMGYTVKNFEIPKLHKMVIKAPPVVAKPSAEAAVWTFNWLSLTGTSLLLAGILSGLVAGFSFLELVKIFGKTVNRVKISLLTIAAMLGLGFVSKSAGLDATMGLAFASTGALFPFFSAMLGWLGVALTGSDTSANVLFGGLQKITAQQLGLNPILTAAANTTGGVMGKMIDAQSLVVASVATNQQGEEGTILRYVFFHSLALAAMVGVVIFLYAKVLPANWMPQVPAAPAVTTAPAAAPAVPAAPAAAPAPAPAK; translated from the coding sequence ATGACCCCCTGGACCCAAGTCTATTCCCCCGTCATGGGGAATATCTTCATTTCCGCACTGGTGGCCGCCTTGCCGGTCTTCGTGCTGCTGGGCTTCCTGGCCAAGCATGTGAAGGCGCATTATTCCGCCATCCTGGGCCTGCTCACCTGTCTGGCCGTCGCCATTTTCGTCTACAAGATGCCCGCCGGCATGGCCGGCATGGCCGCCGTCCACGGCGCGCTCTTCGGTCTCCTGCCCATCGGCTGGATCGTGCTGAACGCCATCTTCATCTACGACATCACTGTCAAATCCGGTGATTTCGAGGTGGTGAAGCACAGCATCGCCGGGCTGGCGGGCGACCGCCGCATCCAGGCCCTGCTGATCGCCTTCAGCTTCGGCGCCTTCATCGAGGGCGCCGCCGGCTTCGGCACGCCGGTGGCGATCTCCGCCGCCATGCTGATCGGCCTGGGCTTCCGGCCCCTCCAGGCCGCCGGTCTGGCCCTCATCGGCAACACGGCTCCCGTGGCCTACGGCGCCCTGGGCAGCCCCCTCATCGCCCTCGCCGGCGTCACCGGCCTGCCCCTGGACATGCTGAGCGCCGCTGCCGGCCGCATCCTGCCCATCTTCTCGCTGATCGTGCCCTTCTGGATCATTTGGACCATGGCCGGACGCAAGGCCATGATGGAAGTCTGGCCCGCCTGCCTCGTGGCCGGTGGCAGCTTCGCCATCACCCAGTTCGCGGTGAGCAACTTCCACGGCCCCTGGCTGGTGGACATCATCGGCGCCATCGTCTCCATGGTGTCCCTGGTCCTGTTCCTCAAGGTCTGGCAGCCCAAGACCACCTGGCGCTACGAGCACGAGCGCGAAGAGGCCCACACCGAGAAGGTCGAGCAGCCCACCGGCAAGATCGTGAAGGCCTGGCTGCCCTGGGTGTTCCTCTCCCTCTTCGTGTTCGTGTGGGGCACCCCCCAGGTCAAGACCTTCCTGAATGGCGGCACGAAGGAGAAGCCGAACTTCCTGATGGGCTACACCGTCAAGAACTTCGAGATCCCCAAGCTCCACAAGATGGTCATCAAGGCTCCCCCGGTCGTCGCCAAGCCCTCGGCCGAAGCCGCCGTCTGGACCTTCAACTGGCTCTCCCTCACGGGCACCAGCCTCCTCCTGGCGGGCATCCTCAGCGGTCTGGTGGCGGGCTTCAGCTTCCTTGAGCTCGTCAAGATCTTCGGCAAGACCGTCAACCGCGTGAAGATCTCCCTGCTCACCATCGCCGCCATGCTGGGCCTGGGCTTCGTGTCCAAGTCCGCGGGCCTGGACGCCACCATGGGCCTGGCCTTCGCCAGCACCGGCGCCCTGTTCCCCTTCTTCAGCGCCATGCTGGGCTGGCTGGGCGTGGCCCTCACGGGCAGTGACACCTCCGCCAACGTGCTCTTCGGCGGCCTCCAGAAGATCACCGCCCAGCAGCTGGGCCTGAACCCGATCCTCACCGCCGCGGCCAACACCACCGGCGGCGTCATGGGCAAGATGATCGACGCCCAGAGCCTCGTGGTGGCCTCCGTCGCCACCAACCAGCAGGGCGAAGAAGGCACCATCCTGCGCTACGTGTTCTTCCACAGCCTGGCCCTGGCCGCGATGGTCGGCGTCGTGATCTTCCTCTACGCGAAGGTCCTGCCCGCCAACTGGATGCCCCAGGTGCCCGCTGCCCCCGCCGTGACGACCGCTCCGGCCGCCGCGCCTGCCGTTCCGGCTGCCCCCGCAGCTGCGCCCGCCCCCGCCCCGGCCAAGTAG
- a CDS encoding LutB/LldF family L-lactate oxidation iron-sulfur protein, whose translation MHAEKEILFRDSASKALLDPQLRANFRRAMDGLITKRRNQFPDPRDLQDLRDLSTAIRSRSLLSLPELLEQFEANCTKNGIQVHWAETCEQANELILGIMQAKGAKTLVKGKSMVSEEMHLNAFLESKGIEALESDLGEYIIQLDGETPSHIIMPAIHKNKDQIARQFSQKIKDAKYTEDVDELTAMARKVLREKFLHADAGLSGVNFAVAETGTLCLVENEGNGRMSTHVPPLHIAVMGLEKVVARLEDVAPLYAILTRSATGQAVSTYFNLISGPRGTDEKDGPREVHLVILDNGRSRMYADPQLRATLRCIRCGACMNHCPVYTRIGGHAYEAIYPGPIGKILTPQMEGVGVRHDLIHGSSLCGACSEVCPVEIPIPEILVRLRREATHEDVGSNVLGRGTGRTAAEDWAWRIWAGVLKRPALYRVASWFATRFGKALPAGAPLIKNWTRTRTKPVPARRSLSERMRAEGGSHD comes from the coding sequence ATGCACGCTGAGAAAGAAATCCTCTTCCGCGATTCCGCCTCGAAGGCCCTGCTGGATCCCCAGCTCCGGGCCAACTTCCGCCGGGCCATGGACGGCCTCATCACCAAGCGCCGGAACCAGTTCCCGGATCCCCGGGACCTGCAGGACCTGCGGGACCTCAGCACGGCCATCCGCTCGCGGAGCCTGCTGAGCCTGCCCGAGCTGCTGGAGCAGTTCGAGGCCAACTGCACGAAGAACGGCATCCAGGTCCACTGGGCCGAGACCTGCGAGCAGGCCAATGAGCTGATCCTCGGCATCATGCAGGCCAAGGGCGCCAAGACCCTGGTCAAGGGCAAGAGCATGGTCTCCGAGGAGATGCACCTCAACGCCTTCCTGGAATCCAAGGGCATCGAGGCCCTGGAATCCGACCTGGGCGAGTACATCATCCAGCTCGATGGCGAAACGCCGAGCCACATCATCATGCCCGCCATCCACAAGAACAAGGATCAGATCGCCCGGCAGTTCAGCCAGAAGATCAAGGATGCGAAGTACACCGAGGACGTGGACGAGCTCACCGCCATGGCTCGCAAGGTCCTGCGCGAGAAGTTCCTTCACGCCGACGCAGGCCTTTCCGGCGTGAACTTCGCCGTGGCCGAGACCGGAACCCTCTGCCTGGTGGAGAACGAGGGCAACGGCCGCATGAGCACGCACGTGCCGCCACTCCACATCGCCGTCATGGGGCTGGAGAAGGTGGTGGCGCGCCTGGAAGACGTGGCGCCGCTCTACGCCATCCTCACCCGCTCCGCCACGGGCCAGGCGGTGAGCACCTACTTCAACCTCATCAGCGGCCCCCGGGGCACGGACGAGAAGGACGGCCCCCGGGAGGTCCACCTCGTCATCCTCGACAACGGGCGTTCCCGGATGTACGCCGATCCCCAGCTCCGCGCCACCCTGCGCTGCATCCGCTGCGGCGCCTGCATGAACCACTGCCCGGTCTACACCCGCATCGGCGGCCATGCCTACGAGGCCATCTACCCGGGCCCCATCGGCAAGATCCTCACGCCGCAGATGGAGGGCGTGGGCGTCCGGCACGACCTGATCCATGGGTCCAGCCTCTGCGGCGCCTGCAGCGAGGTGTGCCCGGTGGAGATCCCCATCCCCGAGATCCTGGTGCGCCTGCGCCGCGAGGCCACCCACGAGGACGTGGGCTCGAACGTGCTGGGCCGGGGGACCGGCCGGACAGCCGCCGAGGACTGGGCCTGGCGCATCTGGGCCGGCGTCCTGAAGCGACCGGCGCTCTACCGGGTGGCCTCCTGGTTCGCCACCCGCTTCGGCAAGGCCCTGCCCGCCGGGGCCCCCCTGATCAAGAACTGGACCCGCACCCGCACCAAACCCGTTCCGGCCCGCCGCTCGCTCAGCGAGCGCATGCGCGCCGAGGGAGGCTCCCATGACTGA
- a CDS encoding FadR/GntR family transcriptional regulator: MEFSPIKTKRLYEEIVEQIKQLITDGRLKPGDRLLAERELADQFQVSRASVREAIRTLEMLGVIDIRPGEGTFVRGTETDDIIRPLAMFLAVERSSLLDMFEMRRIFETATAGLAAERATEEELDHIEAMLEKMRERLNVLDPEKGEEFDAAFHYAVAESTHNSLLTKLFKTVSEEFAKANSVARRQLYHDNIQNAQKIIDQHSEILEAIRSRSPKAASEAMLAHLIFAEGELRKWIV; encoded by the coding sequence ATGGAATTCTCCCCCATCAAGACCAAGCGGCTCTACGAGGAGATCGTGGAGCAGATCAAGCAACTCATTACCGACGGGAGGCTGAAACCGGGGGACCGGCTGCTGGCGGAGCGGGAACTGGCCGATCAGTTCCAGGTCAGCCGCGCCTCCGTGCGGGAGGCCATCCGGACCCTGGAGATGCTCGGCGTCATCGACATCCGTCCCGGCGAGGGCACCTTCGTCCGGGGCACCGAGACCGATGACATCATCCGCCCCCTGGCCATGTTCCTGGCGGTCGAACGAAGCTCGCTCCTCGACATGTTCGAGATGCGCCGCATCTTCGAGACCGCCACGGCGGGCCTTGCGGCGGAACGCGCCACCGAGGAGGAACTCGACCACATCGAGGCCATGCTCGAGAAGATGCGCGAGCGGCTGAACGTGCTCGATCCGGAGAAGGGCGAGGAATTCGACGCAGCCTTCCACTACGCGGTGGCCGAATCCACCCACAACAGCCTGCTGACCAAGCTGTTCAAGACCGTGTCCGAGGAGTTCGCCAAGGCCAATTCCGTGGCCCGGCGCCAGCTGTACCACGACAACATCCAGAACGCCCAGAAGATCATCGACCAGCACTCCGAGATCCTCGAAGCCATCCGTTCCCGGTCGCCCAAGGCCGCCTCGGAAGCCATGCTCGCGCACCTCATCTTCGCGGAGGGCGAGCTGAGGAAGTGGATCGTTTAG
- a CDS encoding LutC/YkgG family protein has translation MTDARTAILGRLRAAGGSGPLPDLDTAVLERRQWPAAERVERLRKGMEAVHTEFLEATPATWPVVVRAFCDREGLKNLLFGPTCEAGADLAKGWAPGGTQLMPYDRPVEAFKDELFTGVDAGFTSTVGGIAETGGLLLMPGSAEPRLMSLVPPIHIALLRASTIQDTFWSAVKALGWGRSLPPNALLISGPSKTADIEQTLAYGVHGPKRLIVVLVQDLA, from the coding sequence ATGACTGACGCCCGCACTGCCATCCTCGGCCGTCTCCGCGCCGCCGGCGGGTCCGGCCCCCTGCCCGATCTCGACACCGCCGTCCTGGAGCGCCGCCAGTGGCCCGCCGCTGAGCGTGTGGAGCGCCTCCGCAAGGGCATGGAGGCGGTCCACACGGAGTTCCTCGAGGCCACCCCGGCCACCTGGCCCGTCGTGGTCAGGGCCTTCTGCGACCGCGAGGGCCTGAAGAACCTGCTCTTCGGCCCCACCTGCGAAGCCGGGGCGGACTTGGCCAAGGGTTGGGCCCCCGGGGGCACCCAGCTGATGCCCTACGACCGCCCCGTCGAGGCGTTCAAGGATGAGCTGTTCACGGGCGTGGACGCCGGCTTCACCAGCACCGTGGGCGGCATCGCCGAAACGGGCGGCCTGCTGCTGATGCCCGGTTCCGCCGAGCCGCGCCTCATGTCCCTGGTGCCCCCCATCCACATCGCCCTGCTGCGGGCCTCCACCATCCAGGACACCTTCTGGTCCGCCGTGAAGGCCCTGGGCTGGGGCCGGAGCCTGCCGCCCAATGCCTTGCTGATCTCCGGCCCCAGCAAGACCGCCGACATCGAGCAGACCCTCGCCTACGGCGTCCACGGCCCCAAGCGCCTCATCGTGGTGCTGGTGCAGGATCTCGCCTAG